The following DNA comes from Triticum aestivum cultivar Chinese Spring chromosome 3D, IWGSC CS RefSeq v2.1, whole genome shotgun sequence.
GCAGACATGTCGTTGTCGCAGTGGTGAACCTATGCAAACCTCTTGTGTTGTGTCACAGAACAGAACGGAATTTCACATCGGCCAACCCCACCCACCCCGCGCCCTCTTCTGTTGGACGCGAGCAAGAACCCTGCTAAGTTTGCTCCCCTCACGTTGGTGTCACCGGCCGATCACCCATGATTATCCTCCATCTAGATAGCCATGACGACGCACGTAGCTAGTCCAACCAAATACTCCCAAAAAGAAGAGAATCGGATAAGTTCGCAAAGACCAGCACCTCCAGGTACCGATCGGGCGGGCGAGGCCCCCAAATTCCCGTCAGAATCCCGCGCCCGAGCCGCTCCGTTCCGTTTCTGCCACTCCGTGGACAGGGACAGCCTAACGACACCCTGTAACAGCTGTTCACTCCGGCGGGGGCGTTCCGGTCATTCCGCCGTCGGCTGGCTGGCTGGCGGGCGGGGGTGGGTGTGTCTCCCGGCGCGCAGTATTATTATACTGGGAGGGAGGGGCAGCATGGCTTGGACCAAAAGGACAAGGATGGATGGATGGTGCATTATAGCCAGCGCCAGTATATATTTGCCCCTCCTCCCCTGTACAcccccttcccctctctctcccccaccccacccctttcTCCCTCTAACCTTTAGCTTTTCCTCGCTCCTTCTCTCCACCTCTCTCCGTTCCTCTAACAAGAGCCGCTAGTGTCCTAGCCCAATTCAGATCCTTAGCTGCAGCTGGTTTAGTTGCCTCCCCTCTGGTGCtgaggtagaagaagaagaaggaggtagCAGCATCGCCATGAGCCCGCCGAGTGTGATGGGGCAGTTCGGGGACACGACCTACACCAAGGTGTTCGTGGGCGGGCTGGCGTGGGAGACCCAGAAGGAGACCATGAGGAAGTACTTCGAGCAGTTCGGGGAGATCCTCGAGGCCGTCGTCATCACCGACAAGAACACGGGCAGATCCAAGGGCTATGGATTTGTAAGCTTCTTCTCTACTTTTACTATGCACACACACTCTCTTGCTGGTTTTCCCTACCCTTTCAGTTTCAGTGCAGTTTAGCTTGGAAGCAGAATTAAGCTTCTAGCTAGTGCAAGTGTTATTTTTGCCACACTGCACATACTTTTTCTGTTTGCCTGGGCTGCAATATGAACGGACGCACTGTGAATTGGTGGTTTTGTAGGTTACCTTCCGGGACCCGGATGCGGCGATGAGGTCCTGCGTCGACCCCGCGCCGGTGATCGACGGGAGGAGGGCCAACTGCAACCTGGCTTCCCTTGGGGTGCAGAGATCCAGGCCTCCAACCCCACAGCACGGTTAGACATTTCCCATTCTCTCTACCAGCCAGCTACATATACAAAGTCACATTAGAGAAGAGTTAATAGCTAGGTATCCTAATTGAAAGCCTTTCTTTGATGACACCCTCTCTTTAATTAGTTGAACGCAGTTCAACTATCACTAGCTAAAAGCTTTTGAAAAAGAAAAGTAATCGTCATCATTATAGATGCACTGCTAACTCTTTCCATTTCTCTGTGAGCTCTAGCTAGTATATAGTTTCATGATAACCAGCTTAGCTGTTATGATTTTATGCGCAAAAGCACCTTCGTGCAATTAGTATAAAGGAGCTCAATTAGGTCCATAAGGATCTTATTTTGGCATTTAGTAGAGAATAAGTGGCTTAAAATGGCTACCTTTAGCTCGGTGCAACCTGATTTTCCCAAGCACAACAACATCGCTGCCATTTGCTTTGCAGCTGCAAAACTAAATAGTGGCCTTGACAGGATATCCTCTGAGCATTTGCTTGCTGCAGAAAGTAGATAAAGGCGAAACAACATTAGAGGCGCAAAGTTGTTAGTTATCCTCGGAACAAGTGCCTTGTTTCGGATAATGCATGTGCAACGGTAATTAGAAAACCCTAGGGTTAAATAATAAAATCCGACCGAGATGAATGCCAGATTCGAGAATCTTTTACTTCTATTATGTCGTCTTGCAATTCTGAAGACCGAGCCATGGCATGACCGTGAATATATATTCATCTTCATCAGAGGTGCATAGGAACAAGTGCATGCATCCCTTTTACAGCAGTGTGTCTTTTTGCTGATGATGTTAGCGAGTAATGTGGGTGATTAAAAAAAGTTAGGGCTACTAACCTTTGTTTTGCTGATGATTTTTACCACAGGGGGCGCTAGGAGCTTTCGAGTGATGAAGTCCTTTGGGCAGCAGCAGGCTGCGGGGATCCAAGGTGCGCTGGGCGCAGCTTTTCCTTCGCAGGCCACCTTCCCTCATTATGCCATCCCACAAGGCCTCCCTTACCATGTCTATgggtaagtttctctctctctcatctctctctcatGTGGCGAGGAACCTATGGAAAGTGTCTATGGACCAGCTGTGACGGAGGGTTAATCACATGCATGACATGTGCATTGTGACATCCCATCTTTGTTCAATGGCGACTGGAGTGTAACTTTTTAGCTTGCATGCAACACATCTCTCTCACACATATACTCGCTCATAAAAGTGGCAGAGCGTGCTCTAGTGCCACTGCACGTCTGCACATGATCTCTCAGTCTCACACTCTtgctcctcactctctctctctctctctcacacacacacacagctaAGCTAGCTGGTTTTATCAAGTACAGTACATAATTTAATGCATCATGATTAATTTGTAAAAACATAACTAATGCTTCTTTCTCCTTCACTGCTGCAGGTACTCTCCTTATTCACCAGACTACGGTTATCCCGCAGTAAGTTCAGTCTTTGCATACGCAATAAGTTATATTAAATCAAAGTTTTATCATTAATTTCAATGAGGTTGATTTGTGAagacgagaaaaagaaaagataaagcacaTGGCTTTATTATTTAGTTTGCATTTCATAATACCAGTATATGTAACTGTTTCCTACTCGTAGAATGCAttcatcatactccctccgttcggaaatacttatcattgaaatggatatatctagatgtattttagttctacatacatccattttgatgacaagtaattccgaacggagggagtacattttatcATAAGAACCATGATACTACTATATGTGATAAAaggatgcatgaaaaatagcactACATAAATGCTATTTGGCTAAAAGTGAGCATCATGTATTCATGTTACATAAGATATGCTTCTGGATCATAAAATGCAATGATGTGCAAtaaccaaagaaagaaagaaaaatgctGACCATTTTGCCTCTGCAACTGCTAACTTTCAAGCCAACCTGGAGGATTGGTGTTCGCACTCTTTGTCTGTGCTGCAAATAAGCCCTGCACAGGTTTAACTGAAAACAGAATGCTTGCTTTGTTTCTATATTAATGGAAACCACAAAATTAACAGTAAGCTATCACCAGCAATGGCTTGAACATGCATAATAAATTCTAGTAACCCTCTACCACTAGATAAATATCTCAATTACCTGGAGATAAAATAACAGTGATGTCATATCCACAGTCATGTCTCAGCTTTCCTATTGGAAAATCTCAACCCTCCTTGTGATTTGGATGTTACTGAACCATTACAACTGTCACATCCTCAACATAAATGATGCATGGCCTACTCGTTTTGTTCTGTTGCTGATCCTGATTTCTCTTTCTTCCTTTGGTGAAAATGAGAAGTATAGATTTCCTTTGACCCAGGAGCACAGTAAAATGAAAAGCATAGGCTAGTACAAGTGTACAGCCAGCACAGTGCTACTGAAGTAGTAATTTTTAGTTGCAAAAACTCTTGTGACAGAGAGTACTTCTTAGCACAAACAAACAAAGATGAGGCAACTGCTCTTAAAAGATCTCCATCTTATGCCTAGCTGCCCTTCATATTGTTTGACAGTAATACACCCAGATAGCCTCTTAACCACCCTTCCAAAGCCATTCCCTTTCTTCAAACAGATATAGTTGCCATGCTAAGTATAATTTCTACACAAGGATAGATGGTTGTTTTTCTATTTTCCCGCCAAAAATGGCTGCATATGATCAAAGGTGCAGTGCTAAAGGTACATATAGTGCTTTGTGGTCCTATCAACTTCCATCTTACCTTGTACAGCCGCACATGGCATGGGCCCTGGCTGTCTAGACCGAACCTGCTAAACACTTGATCCATCTTTCCATCAACAGCGCGCCCTGTTAACCCAATAAACTTATGGCGGCACATGCCTGTGTCCCCATCCCCCGAGTCTATCCAAACCGCAACCTCTTACCTCTGTTTGGCTGCATATAAAGGACCCAAATTACCAGCTGGGACTCTGAATCTTGTGAATCTTGGACCGGCCTGTAGGCCAGAGCACACAGGTTTACAGTTAGTGCCTGCGACACTCAGCTATGGCTCTGGCCCAGTTGGATCCAGCGCAGATGGCACATGCAGAGGCAGGCAGCCAGCAAGCAGGCCCTCTGTTCTACAGGCCAGTGTTTTTTGTTAGTTTGGAGTCAAATAAGAAGATTTATAAATCTAGGAATATCAATAGGTGTGAGGTAGACAAAGATCTGGGGTATATCACTACAGCAATAGAACTAGAGGGAGATGGTACTGATTTTAATATAGCAGGATAGTATATATACTGGCATAGTGTAACAGAGCATGGTTTATGAACAACTATTGAGATTGCAGGAATAAGATTCCTTGGTAATTATCACAGGTCACAGCACTATTGGCCTACCTAGACAGATATACTGAGAATGCTTAAAGTTGGGAAAATAGACCACAAATCTTTTTTTCTAATCAACAGATGCTATACTAATGTTATGTGTCAAATGCGACAGTATCAGAAACACCAACACAAAGCACTATCTGGTGAAACTTTGGGCAGTAAGCAAGCAAATTGACAGAAATGTAGCAGCATGAATACTTAAATTAACATCTATTTGTAAGCTAAACAGATGCAAACTGCATACAAACATAACTCAAGAGTAACTTAACCTGTACATAACAGATATcctaagagacatcatggcataaTACTTATGTATGTTTCTCCTTCTGTTCATCAGAACTACTACAACATCTATGGAGGAAACCAGTACCCGTTTTACGGAGGAGCAGGAACTGGCATGGTGACTGGAACCAGTCCCTTCTATCCATATTTCCAGTTTGGCCAGTCCGGAAGCACTACACCCAACTATGCAACTGGACAGGGCTACAACATGCAATTCCCACAGATGTTCCCCTTCTCAACTGTGGCTTCTACAGCTGCTGCTGTAACTGGCTTTGCACAGCAATACGGAGGGCCATTGTCACTTGCAGCGAGTCCTCAAGCCCAAGCAGGTACTACTAGCATCTTGTATACAACTAGTACTTTACTACTTTCTAAATGTTTGGCTTTCATTATTCAACCCCCTACCATGGCTAGCTAAATAAAGCTAAGTAGAACTATATAGAGTTAATGGCATATATCTATTGATAAAGAAAATGCTACCCAAAatattactactccctccgatccaaaataggtgtcgcagttttgaactggGGTTAGTTCAATACTGCGACATTTATTATGAATCGGAGGTAGTAGCTTATATTGCAATATAATATATCTCACTCTGCTCTAGCGAATTACTAAGAACAAATTAGCTTTTGGTATGGATTTCAGCAATATAATCCATTTGCAAAGATAGCCTATTATATTCTCAGCAATTAGTAGATTTTCTTTCTTTCTGCTCAGTTCTGGTACTAATATCTTGACAGTGTGTATCCCCATTAAACAGGCATGACTATGGCTCTCACAGCACCAACCTTGCCAAGTCCAACTCAGGCTGCTCATCCTTACCGGCTCGTCCCCTCGCACTTTGCTGTGTCTGCTGCTCCAGAGCAATCCTTGGCCTAACCATGGTCTCCATCCTCATCGTCACCGTCTCTTTTTTATTTCCTATGTGTTAGTCCATGCATCCATCTCTAACACCAAAGGGTGTCACCAATGTCGATCCCATGTGGATCACGTAAGTGCCCCTCTCTCCATATCCCACATGGTTATGTGATGAATGGAGACCAGCTTGAGCCCCAGGATGGGCTCAAAGCTTGATGCCCCAAGGAAGGGGATGTACTAACAGTCGGGCGCAAAACAGCCGTTTAACCAGTCCAAGGAAGGACTTCATCCAAGAGAGTTAATTTGAGCCCTAGCAAGAGATGGCTACGGGAAAAAGCGACCCTAACAATCAAGCATGACCCTAGGGAGGGTTCGTGCTGATACAATCCAAATTGGACAAAACTGACATGTAGACAACCAATTGAGCTAGCATGCCACTCCAAAACTTCATCAGTGGAATTCATACTGTATTTAGCTTAGGCCAAGTGCTTCTGGATGAAGCATGAGGCATTTAGCAGATCCTAATATTCTATTCACGGGTGTTATCTAGAGCAAATAAAATTTGACATCTGACCAGTCTATAACTTCATTTCCACGCATACTCACACCCCCCTCCCATCACCACCAGCAACTTCACAACAACATCCTGTGATAACTTCTTGTGTAACCAACCACTCTAACTTTTCTATGCACTGAGTAGATGCACCAACTAACAGTTCTTTATCCTTCAGTTTATAGCTTTGCATCTAGGTGGCTCAGGCTCTAAGGAGAGCCTGTGCCCCTCATCAGAGACAGGTTCAGGAGTGCTAATGTTAGTTTTTGGCACTTGGCACTACCTcctgccatttgtaacacagtgaTGGGACTCCAAAGAAGGCTTTGGAGATACCAAAGCACTGCTGTGCAACTCAATAACCCCAATGGACCCAGGCATATTTTTATTGTCTTGGGTCACCCACTCATCTAGATGTTCATCTTCCCCAATGTCATTACCATGGTTAGGTCCAGGACccactctctttctctctctgggCAGAGAGGCTTTGATGCTTTTTAATGTAATATTATCGGTCACGATGGTTGTAATAATAAAGTAGTACTATGCCACTTCTAGGGCAGGAACTCTTTACTGTTTTATCAGTCGGATCTAGCTAAATATTCTGTCAACCTATAATCAGTACCTTCTCTATCGACATGGTAGCTCGCCATATAATGCAATGTAAAATCTACCTGTTCTGTTGCACATTTCTTATTCAATGATCTTTTATCTAATTTTGTCACAGTATACTTAGTAAATGAAAGAAGTAATGTGAAATGTGTGTTAACAACATTCTCCCTTCACTTTATATGATGCATCAGATGCAGACTTGACGGTTGAGAGTTTCAAAGCAAATTTCGTACCTGTCCAGTAGTAGTTTAGATGTATGAATTCCAGACATTGGGTGGGCTAATCGTTTGGTAATAAATCGGTTCCTTTCGAAGAAAATCAATCCAGGCGCCTTCTCTGCTATAGAGATCGTACCAACGTTCCCACAAGAGTAAGGACTTTACAGGAAGCCATGCTGAATAGACAATATGTTCAGAGTACTacgagtctacgatataaagaaaacATATCCATTGACAGCTACCAAGTACCAATGTAGACCATTCATGTGCCCAATTCAGTTTGAAGATGGCAATAACCAGTTTATAATAACTACAGTACATGCCAAATTCTA
Coding sequences within:
- the LOC123079957 gene encoding RNA-binding protein 24-B isoform X1, with protein sequence MSPPSVMGQFGDTTYTKVFVGGLAWETQKETMRKYFEQFGEILEAVVITDKNTGRSKGYGFVTFRDPDAAMRSCVDPAPVIDGRRANCNLASLGVQRSRPPTPQHGGARSFRVMKSFGQQQAAGIQGALGAAFPSQATFPHYAIPQGLPYHVYGYSPYSPDYGYPANYYNIYGGNQYPFYGGAGTGMVTGTSPFYPYFQFGQSGSTTPNYATGQGYNMQFPQMFPFSTVASTAAAVTGFAQQYGGPLSLAASPQAQAGMTMALTAPTLPSPTQAAHPYRLVPSHFAVSAAPEQSLA
- the LOC123079957 gene encoding RNA-binding protein 24-B isoform X2, yielding MSPPSVMGQFGDTTYTKVFVGGLAWETQKETMRKYFEQFGEILEAVVITDKNTGRSKGYGFVTFRDPDAAMRSCVDPAPVIDGRRANCNLASLGVQRSRPPTPQHGGARSFRVMKSFGQQQAAGIQGALGAAFPSQATFPHYAIPQGLPYHVYGYSPYSPDYGYPANYYNIYGGNQYPFYGGAGTGMVTGTSPFYPYFQFGQSGSTTPNYATGQGYNMQFPQMFPFSTVASTAAAVTGFAQQYGGPLSLAASPQAQAVCIPIKQA